The Planifilum fimeticola genome has a segment encoding these proteins:
- a CDS encoding SGNH/GDSL hydrolase family protein: MKPFHYVAFGDSITAGYSAPRRRGFVDMLGFRLGSRFPRVRVANCGKKGATSGDLLFYMTFSPFFHSALRRADLMTLWIGGNDLLHAYLKMILFRHPDAIPRSMHRYGHHLDRLIGVIRRANRSPLLLLNLYNPFPLSPLAVHRVEVMNAIIDGVASRWNIPVIDIHDRFLGREPFLIDGFRTGSLSDYRLLGENPIHPNGEGHRVIAEAVWEKING, encoded by the coding sequence TTGAAACCCTTTCACTACGTGGCCTTCGGCGATTCGATCACAGCAGGTTACAGCGCTCCTCGCCGGCGCGGCTTTGTGGACATGCTGGGCTTTCGACTCGGTTCCCGCTTTCCGCGCGTAAGGGTTGCCAACTGCGGAAAAAAAGGGGCGACCAGCGGTGATCTCCTGTTTTACATGACCTTTTCTCCCTTTTTTCATTCCGCTCTCCGGCGGGCGGATCTGATGACGCTCTGGATCGGAGGAAACGACCTCCTCCACGCCTATCTGAAAATGATCCTCTTCCGACACCCGGACGCCATCCCCCGATCCATGCACCGTTACGGCCATCATCTGGATCGGCTGATCGGCGTGATCCGCCGCGCAAACCGCAGTCCCCTGCTCCTTCTAAACCTGTACAATCCCTTCCCCCTTTCCCCTCTGGCCGTCCACCGGGTGGAGGTGATGAACGCCATCATTGACGGAGTGGCCTCCCGGTGGAATATACCCGTCATCGACATCCATGATCGATTTTTGGGGAGGGAGCCTTTCCTGATCGACGGCTTCCGCACGGGCAGCCTTTCAGACTACCGCCTGTTGGGAGAAAACCCGATCCATCCCAACGGGGAGGGCCACCGGGTCATCGCCGAAGCGGTGTGGGAGAAAATCAACGGATAA
- the hutH gene encoding histidine ammonia-lyase, whose translation MDQRPALVLSGEALTLKDFADVVFRRRPVVLDPKAIERMESSRRMVEQLVLEEQTVYGITTGFGKFSDTVISRDQSAELQLNLIRSHACGVGELLPVEAVRGMILLRANALAKGFSGIRPAVVQRLIDLLNREIHPCIPSQGSLGASGDLAPLAHMALPLLGRGNVWYRGKRMPSDQALRLAGLAPVELEAKEGLALINGTQMMTSLTALALVASERLLLSADIIGAMTLEALGGIPHAFHPLLQKVRGHRGQITSAENLRSLIRESLLVSRPGQRRVQDAYSLRCMPQVHGASKDAFRYVEGVITREMNAATDNPLLFPEEELVISGGNFHGQPVALAADFLAIALAELANISERRTERLVNPNLSGLPPFLTRRGGLHSGYMILQYVAASLVSENKTLCHPASVDSIPSSANQEDHVSMGAIGAKKLQAVVHNVTRVLAIEYLCAAQALEFAGKTPGVGTRIAHRLLRDRVPPLKEDREGSPDIEEAARLIEEGTLVEEVTKEIPLSL comes from the coding sequence CGTCGGATGGTGGAACAGCTGGTCCTCGAGGAACAGACCGTGTACGGCATCACCACCGGATTCGGGAAATTCAGCGACACGGTCATCAGCCGCGATCAATCGGCGGAACTGCAGCTCAATCTGATCCGCAGCCACGCCTGCGGAGTGGGAGAGCTCCTGCCTGTGGAAGCCGTCCGGGGCATGATTCTGCTCCGGGCCAATGCCTTGGCCAAGGGGTTTTCCGGAATCCGCCCCGCCGTCGTGCAAAGGCTGATCGATCTGTTGAACCGGGAGATCCATCCGTGCATCCCGTCCCAGGGTTCCTTGGGCGCCAGCGGAGATCTCGCCCCCCTCGCCCACATGGCCCTGCCCCTGCTCGGGAGGGGGAATGTGTGGTATCGGGGAAAGCGGATGCCGTCAGACCAGGCCCTCCGTCTCGCCGGACTGGCCCCCGTTGAATTGGAGGCCAAAGAGGGGCTGGCGCTGATCAACGGCACCCAGATGATGACCAGTCTGACCGCTTTGGCTTTGGTCGCTTCCGAGCGCCTCCTGCTCTCCGCAGACATCATCGGTGCGATGACCCTGGAAGCCCTCGGCGGCATCCCCCATGCCTTCCATCCCCTCCTGCAAAAAGTGCGGGGCCACCGGGGGCAGATCACCTCTGCGGAAAACCTGCGCTCCTTGATCCGTGAAAGCCTGCTGGTCAGCCGCCCCGGGCAGAGACGGGTTCAGGACGCCTACAGCTTGCGGTGCATGCCTCAGGTGCACGGGGCCTCCAAGGATGCCTTCCGGTATGTGGAAGGCGTGATCACGCGGGAGATGAACGCGGCAACGGACAATCCCTTGCTTTTCCCCGAGGAGGAACTGGTGATATCGGGAGGAAACTTTCACGGTCAACCCGTCGCCCTCGCCGCCGATTTTCTGGCCATCGCCCTGGCGGAGCTGGCCAACATTTCCGAACGCAGGACGGAACGGCTGGTCAACCCGAATCTGAGCGGCCTCCCACCCTTTCTCACCCGCAGGGGCGGCCTGCATTCGGGATACATGATCCTGCAATACGTGGCAGCATCCCTGGTATCGGAAAACAAAACCCTCTGTCACCCGGCATCCGTCGATTCCATTCCTTCCTCCGCCAACCAGGAGGACCATGTGAGCATGGGGGCCATCGGCGCCAAAAAACTGCAAGCGGTCGTGCACAACGTGACGCGGGTGTTGGCTATCGAATACCTGTGCGCCGCCCAGGCTTTGGAATTTGCCGGGAAAACGCCGGGAGTGGGAACCCGAATTGCCCATCGCCTGCTCCGCGATCGCGTTCCGCCCCTGAAGGAGGATCGCGAAGGATCCCCCGACATCGAGGAAGCCGCACGGCTGATCGAAGAGGGTACCCTGGTCGAAGAAGTGACCAAAGAAATTCCCTTGTCCCTCTGA
- a CDS encoding metallophosphoesterase, protein MAIFAISDLHLSFNKPTGLFNVEHDEDVYKPMDVFGWDRHYEKIRDAWLETVGEEDTVLIPGDISWGMNLEEARHDFEWISQLPGRKVMSPGNHCYYAQSKKKVRQALPGGMEWIDADYTVVEGVAVAGTRGWNLPGDRYWDEGRDRRIYERQVGRLRLALEAVVRDCPDLPRVAMLHFPPVTKKITASGFLDVMKEFDVRTCVYGHLHGAAHKEAVEGEFEGIHLQLVSCDYLNFRPVPLHLEEVSSR, encoded by the coding sequence GTGGCGATATTTGCGATCAGCGATCTTCATCTTTCCTTCAACAAACCGACGGGATTATTCAATGTGGAGCACGACGAAGACGTGTACAAGCCGATGGATGTTTTCGGATGGGATCGCCATTACGAGAAGATCCGGGATGCTTGGCTGGAGACGGTGGGGGAAGAGGATACGGTGCTGATTCCCGGGGATATCAGCTGGGGCATGAATCTGGAGGAGGCGCGCCACGACTTCGAGTGGATCTCCCAGCTGCCCGGGCGGAAGGTGATGTCCCCCGGCAATCATTGTTATTACGCCCAGAGCAAAAAAAAGGTGCGCCAAGCCCTGCCGGGGGGAATGGAGTGGATTGACGCGGACTACACCGTCGTTGAAGGAGTGGCCGTTGCCGGCACCAGGGGATGGAATCTCCCCGGAGACAGGTATTGGGACGAGGGGAGGGACCGGAGAATCTACGAGCGACAGGTGGGGCGCCTTCGACTGGCGCTGGAAGCGGTGGTGCGGGATTGCCCGGACCTGCCCCGGGTGGCGATGCTTCATTTTCCTCCGGTCACCAAAAAGATTACCGCATCCGGTTTTCTGGACGTGATGAAAGAGTTTGATGTGCGCACCTGCGTTTACGGCCATCTGCACGGGGCCGCCCACAAGGAGGCGGTTGAAGGGGAGTTTGAGGGAATCCACCTTCAGCTGGTTTCCTGCGATTATCTGAACTTTCGTCCCGTTCCCCTTCATCTGGAGGAAGTTTCCTCCCGCTGA